One genomic window of Geoanaerobacter pelophilus includes the following:
- a CDS encoding type II secretion system protein yields MNLKKFIGRYVGCRSGVSLVELVVTMAILTILAGLVLPSVQLTAKRTKEIELRRSLRTIRTALDEYKKAYDEAIKAQKITQGLQTNASSSGYPKSLKLLVEGDDFGGLDKNQTKKKFLRRIPVDPFNPVKKGEEPKWGLRAYKDEPDSKTASDDVEDVYDVYSLSEETAIDGTKYKDW; encoded by the coding sequence GTGAACCTTAAAAAGTTTATTGGAAGATATGTTGGTTGCAGATCCGGCGTGAGCCTTGTGGAACTTGTTGTCACAATGGCTATTTTGACCATACTTGCCGGTCTGGTTCTTCCTTCCGTGCAGTTGACTGCCAAGAGAACCAAGGAGATTGAGCTTAGACGCAGCCTCAGAACTATCCGCACCGCACTTGACGAATACAAGAAGGCTTATGATGAAGCGATAAAGGCGCAGAAGATTACGCAAGGTCTGCAAACCAATGCCAGTAGTTCTGGGTATCCTAAAAGCTTGAAGTTGCTGGTAGAGGGCGACGACTTTGGGGGACTCGACAAAAACCAGACAAAGAAGAAGTTTCTCCGTCGTATCCCGGTTGACCCTTTTAACCCCGTTAAGAAAGGCGAAGAACCCAAGTGGGGCCTGCGTGCCTATAAGGATGAACCTGATAGCAAGACCGCTTCAGATGACGTTGAAGATGTGTATGACGTTTATTCGCTTAGTGAAGAGACCGCTATAGATGGCACAAAATACAAGGATTGGTAA
- a CDS encoding cohesin domain-containing protein produces the protein MHKLKPIFIILLACQVAIAGCSGGRSTFSKAQKLEAEGRLDEAVVKYAEAASASPEEGEYRLRFLGVSEKAARVHMDKGEQYQEKGNLDDALREFQAAVALDSSLDRARQASEKVVKLRNSQVYLKEGEELEKNRKTREAIQAYQKALEFNPDNEKASEAITKLQKGRKSKLDGSELNLKSSKPITLKFKDAKLKDVFNIITQLSGINFVFDEGIKDSNITIYLENATFQQALDVITGLQKLGKKTLNESTIILYPKSPEKLKQYEDLMIQTFYLNKLDAKKAVNLIRTMLQVKKIYVNEEMNAIVIRDVPDVIEVAGRILDANDVPDAEVLLEVEVIEVSKKNAESLGLVLSKYALSMNTWTPQGAFFSDALTNTTTTASSTTPSTTTSVVSPSNLLQAFSWKNFQGYMTVPSATFNFGKTLSNAETLASPKIRVKNREKAKFNVGTRVPITTTSSPTGGGVSVNVQYVDVGVKVNAEPTIQLNNEVNMKLSLEVSSIISKEKIGDSASLTTVVTIGTRNLDTVLSLKDGETSVIGGLMQDSKTRSKQKVSILGDLPILGPLLTGNDDSNDKSELILAITPRIVRGVAVPEGDAAQFWSGREDEPSIKKPYGSFVSDTEEITDDAKGPAKPPQLFYPSSPKPAPPVSSPSPAQSPATQASPQPLQTATPAAVSPVPPAPPVTPPVQGQTINSSQPATTAVPVVGKAVPQPLPSAQQPPAQTLQNASQIAVPAVAPLPANVPAAAKDAVAPQTTPKASNDKPAQASQPAPAPQQEQKPSRVSVTIAAPPLVKIKDQFVIEIKATAVSGLKSAPFVLAYDPIFVEFVGASAGDLLKSDGKQPVFRATNDNSTGQVTFNISKADDGSAINGSGKIALVTFKARNQGPASFGLMGVNFIGQGGKQIETLPYNTVVEVK, from the coding sequence ATGCATAAACTTAAACCCATTTTCATAATATTGCTGGCATGTCAGGTGGCTATAGCTGGTTGCTCCGGCGGGAGATCTACGTTCAGCAAGGCCCAGAAGCTTGAGGCTGAAGGGAGACTTGACGAGGCTGTTGTTAAATACGCTGAGGCTGCTTCCGCAAGCCCTGAAGAGGGAGAGTACCGGTTGCGTTTTCTTGGTGTTAGTGAGAAAGCTGCGCGGGTGCATATGGATAAAGGTGAGCAATATCAGGAGAAAGGCAATCTGGATGATGCTCTCCGAGAATTCCAGGCTGCAGTAGCCCTTGATTCTTCGCTTGATAGGGCGCGTCAGGCCAGCGAAAAGGTGGTAAAGCTCAGGAACTCGCAGGTATACCTCAAAGAGGGCGAGGAACTCGAAAAGAACCGAAAAACCCGCGAAGCCATTCAGGCATATCAGAAGGCGCTTGAGTTTAATCCGGATAATGAAAAAGCAAGCGAAGCTATTACCAAATTGCAGAAAGGTCGCAAATCCAAGCTTGATGGCTCTGAGTTGAATCTTAAGTCATCGAAGCCGATAACCCTCAAGTTCAAGGACGCCAAGTTAAAGGATGTCTTTAATATAATTACCCAGCTTTCCGGGATCAATTTCGTGTTTGACGAAGGTATTAAGGATTCGAATATCACCATTTACCTGGAGAATGCCACTTTTCAGCAGGCGTTGGATGTTATAACCGGACTTCAAAAATTGGGGAAGAAAACACTCAACGAAAGCACAATAATCCTATACCCAAAGAGTCCTGAAAAGCTTAAGCAGTATGAAGACTTGATGATTCAAACCTTTTACTTGAACAAGCTTGATGCAAAAAAGGCGGTAAACCTGATCCGGACCATGCTGCAAGTTAAGAAGATCTATGTTAACGAAGAGATGAATGCTATTGTGATTCGTGATGTCCCGGATGTAATAGAGGTTGCCGGGAGGATTCTTGACGCCAACGATGTCCCGGATGCAGAGGTGTTGCTTGAAGTAGAAGTGATTGAAGTTTCTAAGAAAAATGCTGAGTCCTTGGGGCTTGTCCTGAGCAAATACGCCCTTTCTATGAATACCTGGACTCCGCAAGGTGCATTCTTTTCCGACGCATTGACGAACACGACAACTACAGCGTCATCAACGACTCCATCAACCACTACTTCTGTGGTAAGTCCGTCAAATCTCTTGCAAGCCTTCAGCTGGAAGAATTTTCAAGGGTATATGACGGTCCCCAGCGCTACGTTCAATTTTGGCAAGACCCTTTCCAATGCCGAAACCCTGGCTTCCCCTAAGATTCGGGTCAAGAACAGGGAAAAGGCCAAGTTTAATGTTGGTACCAGGGTACCGATAACAACAACCTCTTCTCCGACCGGCGGCGGGGTTAGTGTCAACGTCCAGTATGTAGACGTTGGGGTAAAGGTAAATGCCGAGCCGACCATTCAATTGAACAACGAAGTTAATATGAAACTGAGTCTGGAGGTCAGCTCCATCATCTCTAAAGAAAAGATCGGTGACTCTGCCTCTCTGACGACCGTAGTTACCATCGGCACCCGGAATCTTGATACGGTACTTTCGCTCAAAGACGGTGAAACCAGTGTTATCGGCGGCCTTATGCAGGACAGCAAGACCAGGTCCAAGCAGAAGGTTTCAATCCTTGGGGATCTTCCGATTCTTGGTCCGCTGCTCACAGGAAACGACGACTCAAACGACAAGTCAGAACTAATTCTTGCCATTACTCCGCGTATTGTAAGAGGCGTCGCTGTACCCGAAGGAGATGCTGCTCAGTTCTGGTCCGGCCGCGAGGACGAACCGTCCATTAAGAAGCCTTATGGTTCTTTTGTCTCTGATACCGAAGAGATTACAGACGATGCCAAGGGACCGGCGAAGCCGCCGCAGCTGTTCTACCCATCGTCTCCTAAGCCTGCTCCACCTGTTTCGTCGCCAAGCCCTGCGCAATCACCGGCTACGCAGGCTTCTCCACAGCCGCTGCAAACTGCTACCCCTGCAGCTGTCTCGCCGGTTCCGCCAGCGCCGCCTGTAACGCCGCCGGTACAAGGCCAAACAATTAATTCAAGCCAGCCTGCGACTACAGCTGTCCCGGTTGTCGGGAAAGCCGTGCCTCAGCCATTACCGTCAGCGCAACAGCCGCCAGCCCAGACTCTCCAAAACGCTTCACAAATTGCAGTGCCTGCAGTAGCACCGTTGCCGGCAAATGTACCGGCAGCAGCAAAGGACGCAGTCGCTCCTCAGACGACACCGAAGGCGTCAAATGATAAACCTGCTCAGGCATCACAACCAGCGCCGGCGCCGCAGCAGGAACAGAAACCATCCAGAGTTTCAGTGACGATTGCTGCTCCTCCTTTGGTAAAGATTAAAGATCAATTTGTTATTGAGATAAAGGCAACAGCCGTCAGCGGTCTTAAGAGTGCTCCGTTTGTTCTCGCTTATGACCCGATATTCGTGGAATTTGTTGGCGCATCAGCCGGTGATCTTCTGAAAAGTGATGGTAAACAACCGGTATTCCGGGCGACAAATGATAATAGTACCGGCCAGGTAACCTTCAATATTTCAAAAGCTGATGACGGTTCAGCTATTAATGGAAGTGGCAAAATAGCTCTTGTTACCTTTAAGGCGAGAAACCAGGGACCTGCTAGTTTTGGCCTGATGGGAGTTAATTTTATCGGGCAGGGGGGGAAGCAGATAGAAACCCTACCGTACAACACTGTAGTAGAAGTAAAGTAA
- the pilO gene encoding type 4a pilus biogenesis protein PilO, with protein sequence MINKAYFKEILNVRIRTIIVLVTIVIINIGLMLFLNFYQRPKLVQLHDEWFKKRKSSGTVLDRGAAFEKGSADIIRWQAMIAPKKDLARIVGEIYEVARSNSLSLGGITYKPELLKTEKMLSYVIGFTVTGRYAAIKSFIGDVGRLRDIVSIDSISLSNPKLTEEIVSLKLNLTVYLKLEGQ encoded by the coding sequence ATGATAAATAAGGCTTATTTTAAGGAGATACTTAACGTACGCATCAGGACAATTATTGTTCTTGTCACTATAGTCATAATTAATATCGGGCTTATGCTCTTTCTTAACTTCTATCAACGGCCCAAGCTTGTACAATTACATGACGAGTGGTTCAAAAAACGCAAATCATCGGGAACGGTTCTTGATAGGGGCGCGGCTTTTGAAAAGGGGAGCGCCGATATCATTCGTTGGCAAGCCATGATTGCACCAAAGAAGGATTTGGCGCGGATAGTTGGTGAGATTTATGAAGTTGCCAGATCGAATTCGCTTTCTTTGGGAGGGATCACTTACAAGCCTGAACTTCTTAAGACAGAAAAGATGCTTTCGTATGTAATAGGGTTCACTGTAACTGGCAGGTACGCAGCGATCAAGAGTTTCATCGGAGATGTAGGCCGACTTCGCGATATTGTCTCAATAGACAGTATTTCACTAAGTAACCCCAAATTAACCGAGGAGATCGTGTCTCTGAAGCTTAACCTGACCGTATATTTAAAGCTGGAGGGGCAATGA
- a CDS encoding PilN domain-containing protein, translating to MRLTINLATRTYINRGQLNLLFAVVFVILIAFSAVNIIEISSNWGEADRINSELRALEQKSSTKGRNVPEAEYQNLVSRIRFANGVIYRKSFNWLGLLEMLENVVPEGISLSAIEPDTKKKALKLTGTTSSFANLRKLLENMEGSSNFSDIYLLSQNDTKVGEAQKGITFSISCQVKI from the coding sequence ATGCGCCTGACAATCAATCTAGCTACAAGAACCTACATCAATCGCGGCCAGCTTAACCTGCTGTTTGCAGTTGTTTTTGTTATTTTGATTGCTTTTTCAGCGGTTAACATTATCGAAATATCAAGCAATTGGGGAGAAGCAGACAGAATCAACTCCGAATTGCGAGCTTTGGAGCAAAAGTCCTCGACAAAGGGTAGAAACGTACCGGAGGCTGAATATCAGAACTTGGTCTCTCGGATACGCTTTGCCAACGGGGTAATTTACCGCAAGTCTTTTAACTGGCTTGGATTACTTGAAATGCTTGAAAATGTCGTGCCGGAAGGCATTTCTCTGAGCGCAATTGAGCCAGATACCAAGAAAAAGGCATTGAAACTGACAGGGACAACCTCAAGTTTTGCTAATCTTAGAAAGTTACTTGAGAATATGGAAGGTTCCAGTAACTTTTCCGATATTTATCTGCTCTCTCAGAATGATACAAAGGTTGGTGAAGCACAAAAGGGGATCACTTTCAGTATCAGCTGTCAGGTAAAGATATGA
- the pilM gene encoding type IV pilus biogenesis protein PilM, with amino-acid sequence MMFSRKTIGLEIATDRVRMALVGGSRSKPVVDSVQEGVFPADTVRVSLRELNVLQQSSFVATVRETSLKLLAKTSRTAVSLPDASGRVVLLDLDTRFKSREEAVDIIRWKLKKNFPFDINDAHFDFQVLQERGSGEISALVSIVCRQVIQQYEELLVEAGLEPNQIDFTSFRLFELFAYKLALGENYLFVTHMAGVLSIMLFNQGILTFYRTKELAGRGFSVNRVYREISSSLLVCQDKNLGFSGGKVYCFTDNAHAEEFRSIMADATEQEPILLDVAKVVGLSPSCNIDAATLFKMSAAFGAAVRNL; translated from the coding sequence ATGATGTTCTCCAGGAAGACAATTGGTTTAGAAATAGCTACGGACAGAGTTCGCATGGCACTGGTTGGCGGCTCTCGTTCGAAACCGGTAGTAGATTCTGTACAGGAGGGGGTTTTCCCTGCTGACACAGTCAGAGTTTCACTTCGGGAGCTGAATGTTCTTCAGCAGTCATCATTTGTCGCAACAGTCCGCGAAACTTCGCTAAAACTACTTGCGAAGACCTCAAGAACGGCGGTTTCGCTTCCCGATGCCTCTGGTCGCGTGGTACTTTTGGATCTTGATACCCGCTTCAAAAGCCGGGAAGAGGCTGTTGATATAATCCGCTGGAAACTTAAAAAAAACTTTCCCTTTGATATCAACGATGCTCATTTTGACTTTCAGGTTCTGCAGGAACGAGGCTCCGGTGAAATATCTGCCCTTGTTTCGATAGTTTGCCGTCAGGTAATCCAGCAGTATGAAGAGTTGTTGGTTGAAGCCGGGCTTGAGCCTAATCAGATAGATTTTACCTCATTTCGCTTGTTCGAGCTTTTTGCTTATAAACTTGCACTTGGCGAGAATTATCTCTTTGTCACCCATATGGCGGGAGTATTGAGCATAATGCTTTTTAACCAGGGGATACTTACCTTTTATCGGACAAAGGAACTTGCAGGGCGTGGTTTTTCCGTTAACCGGGTTTATCGCGAAATATCGAGTTCTCTTCTTGTTTGTCAGGATAAAAACCTAGGGTTTTCTGGTGGCAAGGTTTACTGCTTTACTGATAATGCTCATGCTGAAGAGTTCCGTTCAATTATGGCGGATGCAACCGAGCAGGAGCCGATTCTGCTTGATGTGGCAAAGGTTGTGGGTCTGTCGCCGTCATGCAATATTGATGCAGCAACCCTGTTCAAAATGTCGGCTGCCTTTGGTGCTGCAGTGAGGAATCTCTGA
- a CDS encoding GspE/PulE family protein produces MALQMTRKKLGDLMLENGDLTIDQLRYAIDKLKSTGHRFGEICLDDGLISEDVLAKSLAEQFGVDFIDLQGFRIDEELLSSFPPDIMYRFSFVPLAQEDESIVVAISDPTDVVKLDELEILLDRPIIIKVASASQISQVLKRGEGTSRVLKEVSEDFMLQLVTETEKGEEVLSVEKISSDTSPIIKLVNSTILDALNRRASDIHIETAMNGVIIKYRIDGVLYKATDPIDLHFQGPIISRLKVMSELDISERRIPQDGRFKVKINDKSIDFRVSIMPSAHGEDAVIRILDKESIAQDMKGLTLDTLGIEMREVKRLRKMVREPYGMVLVTGPTGSGKTTTLYAALSEIHTGEEKIITIEDPVEYQLKGIVQIPVNEKKGLTFARGLRSILRHDPDKIMVGEIRDPETAQIAVQSALTGHLVFTTVHANNVFDVLGRFIHMGIDPYNFVSCLNCVMAQRLVRRLCVKCKIPTTIKDEVLIESGIDPEKCRDATFFDAKGCDDCNGTGYRGRSAIVELLDLNDELRELIVAKSSAILLKKAAREAGTVFLRESAVEKVLRGETNLREINRVTFVE; encoded by the coding sequence ATGGCATTACAGATGACCAGGAAAAAACTTGGCGATTTAATGTTGGAAAATGGTGATCTCACCATTGATCAGCTGCGTTATGCCATAGACAAACTTAAAAGCACCGGACACCGTTTTGGGGAGATATGCCTCGATGATGGTCTAATTTCCGAAGATGTTCTCGCGAAGTCCCTTGCAGAGCAGTTTGGTGTGGATTTTATCGATCTCCAAGGTTTCCGAATTGACGAGGAGCTTCTTAGCTCTTTTCCTCCCGACATCATGTACCGCTTCAGCTTTGTTCCGTTAGCCCAGGAAGATGAATCCATCGTGGTCGCGATATCTGATCCTACCGATGTCGTTAAACTTGATGAGCTGGAAATCCTTCTCGATCGGCCAATAATCATTAAAGTTGCCAGTGCCTCGCAGATTTCTCAGGTACTGAAACGTGGCGAAGGAACTAGCAGGGTCCTTAAAGAAGTCTCCGAAGATTTCATGCTCCAGCTGGTAACAGAAACAGAGAAGGGTGAAGAGGTCCTATCTGTTGAAAAAATCAGCTCAGACACCAGCCCGATAATCAAGCTCGTAAATTCAACGATTCTCGATGCATTGAACAGACGAGCCAGTGATATCCATATAGAAACCGCAATGAATGGTGTAATTATCAAATACCGGATTGACGGGGTTCTTTACAAGGCTACTGACCCAATCGATCTGCATTTTCAGGGTCCGATCATTTCCAGATTAAAAGTAATGAGCGAACTTGATATCTCTGAACGGCGTATTCCGCAAGATGGTCGGTTTAAGGTTAAAATCAACGATAAATCGATCGACTTCAGGGTTTCCATCATGCCGAGTGCTCACGGAGAGGATGCTGTAATAAGGATCCTTGATAAGGAGAGCATTGCCCAGGACATGAAAGGGCTTACTCTTGATACTCTCGGAATTGAAATGAGAGAAGTCAAGCGGTTGAGGAAGATGGTAAGAGAGCCGTACGGGATGGTTCTCGTCACAGGTCCGACAGGTTCCGGTAAGACCACTACCCTGTATGCGGCTTTATCTGAAATCCATACCGGCGAAGAGAAGATCATAACTATTGAAGACCCGGTAGAGTACCAACTTAAAGGTATCGTACAGATACCTGTTAATGAAAAAAAAGGTCTCACATTTGCTAGAGGCCTGCGCTCAATTCTAAGACATGACCCTGATAAGATAATGGTTGGAGAGATACGAGACCCAGAGACGGCCCAGATCGCCGTACAGTCGGCTCTTACCGGGCATCTTGTGTTTACAACGGTTCATGCCAACAATGTTTTTGATGTGCTTGGGCGCTTTATCCATATGGGGATTGACCCTTACAATTTTGTTTCATGTCTTAACTGTGTTATGGCGCAAAGGCTCGTAAGACGACTTTGTGTAAAATGCAAAATTCCGACAACCATTAAAGATGAAGTATTGATTGAATCCGGCATAGATCCTGAAAAATGTCGTGATGCTACTTTCTTCGATGCAAAAGGGTGTGATGACTGTAACGGTACAGGTTATAGAGGCCGTTCAGCAATTGTTGAGCTACTTGATTTAAATGATGAATTGCGTGAACTTATTGTGGCAAAGTCATCGGCGATCCTCCTGAAAAAAGCGGCAAGAGAGGCAGGCACCGTATTTCTTCGCGAATCAGCTGTTGAAAAAGTGCTGAGGGGTGAAACAAATCTCCGGGAGATCAACCGGGTTACATTTGTGGAGTGA
- a CDS encoding type II secretion system F family protein — protein sequence MPLYYCKIGSADGRIIEKEFEAANPAVLKQTLEEQGFFVFSVKKKSLQFLWETGTKRRRVDNKELLTFNQELLVLMKAGLPIIQALDTILDRGGNGKLIEVLSTVREEIKGGAALSDAMAKHPGAFSHLYVASVRAGERTGDLPLTIKRFTAFIKKAEAIKKKVISALIYPAILITVASAAVLLLLVYVVPTFSQVYADAGSQLPAPTQALILFTSWLKKYFLLIVAAMFVASTLFKRWSATHSGRYIVDGYKIRLPVFGELYVKYSLTGFVRTLATVIGSGIPIVESLKMSVGTLNNRVLERRLLDAVAKVEEGVSLSSAFEGAKIMPPIALRMIGVGETTGALEEMLSDISEYFEEEIEARLHVLTTAIEPAIMIIMGIVIGVIILTMYLPIFKIAGTVG from the coding sequence ATGCCGCTCTATTACTGCAAGATAGGTTCGGCTGACGGACGCATCATAGAAAAAGAATTTGAGGCTGCTAATCCAGCGGTTCTCAAGCAAACCCTTGAAGAACAAGGGTTTTTTGTTTTTTCTGTGAAAAAGAAGTCTCTTCAATTTCTTTGGGAAACAGGGACTAAGCGCCGTCGGGTAGACAATAAGGAACTTCTGACCTTTAACCAGGAACTGCTTGTTCTTATGAAGGCAGGGCTACCTATTATTCAAGCCCTGGATACAATCTTGGATCGTGGAGGCAATGGGAAGCTAATAGAAGTCCTTTCTACTGTACGTGAGGAGATCAAGGGAGGAGCAGCTCTTTCCGATGCAATGGCAAAGCATCCCGGAGCATTTTCTCATCTCTATGTAGCCTCAGTTCGCGCCGGAGAGCGTACCGGCGACTTGCCGCTTACTATAAAACGGTTTACTGCATTTATTAAAAAAGCTGAGGCTATCAAGAAAAAAGTAATTTCCGCCTTGATCTATCCTGCAATATTGATAACTGTTGCATCTGCTGCAGTACTGCTACTCCTGGTCTATGTAGTCCCCACATTCAGCCAGGTATATGCAGATGCGGGTTCTCAGCTCCCGGCACCTACCCAAGCCCTTATTTTATTCACCAGTTGGTTGAAAAAGTATTTCTTGCTTATTGTTGCTGCAATGTTTGTCGCCTCTACTCTTTTTAAGAGGTGGAGTGCCACGCACAGTGGCAGATACATTGTTGATGGTTATAAAATTCGCCTGCCTGTTTTCGGTGAATTGTATGTGAAATACTCCTTGACAGGTTTTGTACGCACTCTTGCAACAGTGATTGGCAGTGGTATACCCATCGTCGAATCCCTGAAAATGTCGGTTGGCACACTCAATAACCGTGTACTTGAGCGCCGGTTGCTGGATGCGGTTGCCAAAGTTGAAGAAGGTGTTAGTCTTTCTTCAGCATTTGAAGGCGCAAAGATAATGCCGCCGATAGCACTTCGGATGATAGGTGTCGGTGAGACTACTGGGGCTCTGGAAGAGATGCTTTCTGATATATCAGAGTATTTTGAAGAGGAAATAGAAGCACGTCTTCATGTGCTGACTACTGCTATTGAGCCTGCCATTATGATAATAATGGGGATTGTGATTGGTGTTATTATTCTTACTATGTATCTGCCGATTTTTAAGATCGCCGGAACGGTAGGTTGA
- a CDS encoding cytochrome C has protein sequence MKKMIALILWIVIPVSSAVSSEKMGAPTVKAPSPHGVAGKCQVCHVEPEDSLNSWFTFTSTKKKLTLDFNEVCRQCHGLDFGHGVGKKPALNRESLPLDSSGKITCAVTCHNIHIASDDPRQSQYHLRLIGAPLCLSCHKK, from the coding sequence ATGAAAAAAATGATTGCTCTCATTCTATGGATTGTTATTCCTGTTTCTTCAGCCGTTTCGAGTGAAAAAATGGGGGCCCCGACCGTAAAGGCACCTTCTCCGCATGGCGTTGCTGGAAAATGCCAAGTTTGTCACGTTGAGCCTGAGGACAGCCTCAATAGCTGGTTCACGTTCACCTCAACAAAAAAGAAGTTAACTCTTGATTTTAATGAGGTATGTCGACAATGCCATGGGCTAGATTTTGGCCATGGAGTAGGTAAAAAACCTGCATTGAACAGAGAGTCCCTCCCTTTAGATTCGTCTGGGAAAATTACGTGTGCAGTTACCTGCCACAATATTCATATAGCGTCTGACGATCCAAGGCAAAGTCAGTATCACCTTAGATTAATCGGTGCACCTTTATGTTTATCTTGCCACAAAAAATGA
- a CDS encoding cytochrome c3 family protein, producing MAYLISIVLLVMSLSVATAQAASSFTPFHLDRQKLPYGCGSCHVGFEFRSGGGQEGCLSCHGNPAKRKTGLIRSTADLVDFEKELKKTYHHPILESKNLHSNKEILPEIDHKAPRHSDCVDCHSPHLVSSSNKFAGIKGKKNGNILTDVTTEYQLCYLCHSDSANLPGRFVNKRIEFAVSNPSFHPIEGEGKNLAVVSLIRPYKEKKTTANDVSVLKCGDCHGSDDANSPAGPHSSIYQYILRENYSARDNETESIFAYSLCYKCHNRNSILADESFKFHSMHIKGKKSSMPGNGGTSCHTCHTSHGSTENRYLIRFNTDIVSASSSGMLKFKEKGAGTFRGECFLTCHGVDHNPKSY from the coding sequence ATGGCTTACTTGATATCAATTGTATTACTGGTTATGTCTTTATCAGTTGCGACAGCACAAGCCGCTTCATCTTTTACACCATTTCATCTCGACCGGCAGAAGCTCCCTTATGGGTGTGGCAGCTGTCATGTTGGGTTTGAGTTTCGTTCTGGTGGTGGTCAGGAGGGCTGTCTCTCATGTCATGGAAATCCAGCAAAAAGAAAGACAGGATTAATTCGGTCGACGGCAGATTTGGTTGATTTCGAAAAAGAACTGAAAAAAACCTATCATCATCCCATTTTAGAATCTAAGAATCTTCATTCTAATAAAGAGATACTTCCTGAGATCGACCATAAAGCGCCACGTCATTCAGATTGCGTTGATTGCCATAGCCCCCATCTCGTTTCTTCATCAAATAAGTTTGCTGGCATCAAAGGCAAAAAAAACGGTAACATTTTGACTGATGTAACTACTGAGTATCAACTTTGCTATTTATGCCATTCTGACAGTGCCAATCTTCCGGGAAGATTTGTGAATAAACGAATAGAATTTGCCGTTTCCAACCCTTCTTTTCATCCAATAGAGGGAGAAGGAAAAAATTTGGCGGTAGTCAGCCTAATAAGGCCATACAAAGAAAAGAAGACGACCGCCAATGATGTTTCTGTTTTAAAATGCGGCGATTGCCACGGTAGTGATGATGCTAACTCCCCAGCAGGGCCACATAGTTCGATCTACCAATATATTCTAAGAGAAAATTATTCTGCAAGAGATAATGAAACTGAAAGTATCTTTGCCTATTCACTCTGTTATAAATGTCATAATCGTAATAGCATTCTTGCTGATGAAAGCTTCAAATTTCACTCTATGCATATCAAGGGGAAGAAGAGCAGCATGCCGGGTAATGGAGGGACCTCATGCCATACATGTCACACCTCACACGGGAGTACCGAAAACCGGTATCTAATCCGATTCAATACTGATATTGTATCTGCGAGCTCTAGTGGTATGCTTAAGTTTAAAGAAAAAGGTGCCGGTACGTTTAGGGGAGAATGCTTTCTCACCTGTCACGGTGTTGATCATAACCCTAAATCATATTAA
- a CDS encoding cytochrome C — protein sequence MNNIRKISIVAVLVFLGNAVSSLAAGPKISDMVVGGNKHNLSSLNKNVLYKAAPPQSARDKNTEICVFCHTPHRAVPQTTLWNRSNSSVFFGHYSSATLVIRRTSAAQFGEPNGTSRLCLSCHDGVTAGGVPLGAILNGSPINMGANDRITGISLFTASKIKSGHHPVSFIYDDAVLRAIQSDVLKKTQNYQMPRIVKLDTANRMQCTTCHDPHQNQSTEDSYQVPPNEGRKIAPFWVYGANNNASLDHDAVCMDCHSIPTNPFPLQ from the coding sequence ATGAATAACATTCGGAAAATATCTATTGTTGCGGTACTAGTTTTTTTGGGAAATGCAGTCAGCTCATTGGCGGCGGGACCGAAAATCTCAGATATGGTTGTTGGCGGGAACAAGCATAATCTATCCTCCTTAAACAAAAATGTTCTTTATAAAGCTGCTCCTCCACAATCAGCCAGAGACAAAAATACTGAGATTTGTGTGTTTTGCCACACTCCACATAGAGCCGTTCCCCAGACTACATTATGGAATAGGAGCAATTCTTCTGTTTTTTTCGGCCATTATTCCTCCGCTACACTTGTTATAAGACGCACTTCTGCTGCACAGTTTGGTGAGCCAAATGGTACATCCAGACTTTGCCTAAGTTGCCACGATGGGGTAACAGCCGGTGGGGTACCTCTCGGCGCCATCCTAAACGGCTCCCCTATAAACATGGGGGCAAATGACAGAATCACAGGCATATCACTTTTTACTGCGAGCAAGATAAAATCTGGGCATCATCCGGTATCATTTATTTATGATGATGCTGTGCTGAGGGCTATTCAGAGTGATGTTTTAAAAAAGACACAGAATTATCAGATGCCTAGGATTGTTAAGTTAGATACCGCGAATCGCATGCAGTGTACAACGTGTCATGATCCCCATCAGAATCAGTCAACTGAAGATTCTTATCAAGTGCCGCCAAATGAAGGTAGGAAGATTGCCCCATTCTGGGTTTATGGTGCTAATAACAATGCATCGTTAGACCACGATGCGGTTTGTATGGATTGCCACAGTATCCCTACCAACCCATTCCCTTTGCAGTAA